The DNA window GCCGAAGCGAAGGCCTGCTGCATCTCATGGTCGAGCGAGACCTTGTGCTCGTGCTCCTCGACCTTGGTCTCTTCGGCGGACCAGCCGGGAGCCGGGGGAGGAGGCGCAGGCGCCTCGACCACGGGAGCAGCCTCCGGTGGCGGGGCCGCTTCCACCGGCGGCGCCGGCGGAGGCGCCGCGGCAGGCGCTTCGTAGGCAGCCATGGCGGCGTCGACGGCCTTCTGGAAGTCCGTTTCGCTCGCCGGGGCGGGGGCGGAGACAACCTCCGGGACGGGCGCCGCCTCGGGCGCGGGCGCCGCCTCCACCGGAGCGGGCTCAGCAGCCTCCACGGGCGCGGGTGCCGCTTCCGCGGGCGGGGCCGCGGCTTCCTCCGGGGGCGGTGTGTACACCCCCACCGGGATCTCCTCCGGATGCTCCACGCCGAACTTGGTGGCGAACTGCACCATCTCGCTGGCGTCGGTGACCAGATCGGGCTCGCGCTGGATCTCGATCTCGCCCGCCTTGGGGGCGGAAGTGGGCTCCAGCTCGTGATCGGCTACGTGGTGCTCTACCTGGGGAGCGGCCGCCGCTTCCGCGGGATGCTCCAGGGCCACCGTGCTGCGCAGGTCGGGGACGGTGGTGCGAAGCTCCGGCGCCGGCGCTGCGGGAGCCGGCTCTTCCCATCCCATGGCGGGCGCCGCCGCCATGTCGTGGGGGACCTCGATGCGCTCCTTGACCACGGCGCCGGTGTCCAGGTGCTCGTCGGCGGTGCTCTTCCACTCTTCGTAGCTGCGGTCCTTGAACTCCTCCACGAAGCTGGGCACCGGCATCTTGACGGTCGTCTCCTCCGCCGGCGCCGGGGGAGCGGGTGGGGCTGCGCTGCCCCTTTCCACCATCTTCTGCACCGCGGCCAGCAGGTCGCTGGCCTCGAAGGGTTTCACGATCACGCCGTTGGCCTTCACGCGCTCGGCTTCGCCGGGATCGAAGGCCTCCATCTTGCCGTAGGTGAGCAGCACGGGGGTCTTCGAGGTCTCCTGCGCGCCGCGCAGCCGCTCACAGACCTCCAGGCCGGTGTAGCCCGGCATGTAGACGTCCAGCACGATCACATCTGGCTTCTCCGAAGCGATCTTCTTGACTGCCGCGGCGCCGTTGGAGACCGCCACCACCTCGAAGCCCGCGTCGGCGAGGATCTTCTTGCCCATGTTCTGGGCGGTCATGCTGTCGTCGGCAAGTAGGACCTTCAGGGCCACGTTGGAATTCCCTACAGGCTGGGGTCTGCCCTCAAAGTACTGTTTCTGGGCCGGCAAGTCAATCAAACGAAACTAGAACGACACCACCCGGCGCCCCGGCAGGAATCAAAAGCGAAGGCTGGCGGAGGCCGCCAGCCTGGGCCCGGATCCGAGAGCGTTTAGAAGGGGATCAGCTTGCGCAGGCCCTTCTTCTTCTTGCTCTTGCTCGACGACTCCGTCTTGCTGTCGGTGGCCGCCGGCTTCTGGCCGGCCGCGGCGGAGCCGGCTGGAGCAGCATTGTCGCCCGCAGGCTGCGCCGCCTCGTTGACCTGGGTCATGGGAGGCGGAGGAGCCGCCTGGTTGTCGGAGGTGCCGGAGGAGTTGGGCGTCAGCTCCTGGCCGGCGGGGGGCCCGGAGGGGTCGCCGGCTGCCGGAGCCCCGCTGTCGGAGGAGGGCGGGGGCTGGTTGGGACCGGGAGTGCCGGAGCCGCTGCTCACCGTCTCCACGCTCACGGAGTTGGAGCCGGCGCCTCCTCCCGAGACCGCCGCCATCACCGCCTTGTTGGCATCGCGCACCATGGCCGAGGCGTCCGTGGGCTGCGGTTCCACCATGGTGGGATCGCCCACATGCGCGGAGGCGGAGACGTCGGGCCCATGCTTGAAGTTCTGGATGACCGAGCCCACCATGCCGGTCTTGCCCCGGCTGGCCTCCTCCTCCTTGTTTTGCGCGATGGCCTGCGGCGTGGGCGTGGGCACGGGCAGGTGCAGCGCCGCCAGGCGTGCGCCCGCGTCCTTGGCGCGATCCATCACCGGGTAGCGGGTGATCAGCCGGGTGTAGGCCGCGCCCGCCTTCTGGATGTACTCCGCGATCAGCTTCTCCTTGGCCTTCTCCGGGAGCTTGGGAGCGTTGCGGATCAGTTCCGCCTGCCGCTCGTAGGACTGGCCCAGGGTGTAGAGCGCCTCATCGGCCTGGCTGTAGAGGGGATAAGCGTCCGCCAGCGACTCCAGGCGGGCGATGGCCGCCGGATACATCTCGCGCATGAAGTAGAAGTGCCCGATGCGGAACTCGCGCTCGGCCAGCACTTCCTGCACTTCGCGCAGCCGCTGCTTGGCTTCCGGCACCAGCTTGCTGTCGGGGAACTGCAGGATGAGCTGCTTGTACTCCTCCTCCGCCCGCATGGCGTGGGTGAAGTCGCGGTCCGGCTTCTCCATCTGCTGGTAGTGGATGTTGGCGACCTTGAGCTGCGCCTCGGCCGCCTCCGGCATGTTGGGGAAGAAGGTGATGAAGTCCTTGTACTCGATCTCCGCCTGGGCCAGGGCCGCGGAGCCGCCCTCCGCGTACCAGGAGTCGCCCACCGCCAGCTTGGCGCGGGCCACATACTCCGAGTCGGGATAGGTGTTGATCAGGGTCTGCAGGGTCATGCGCGCCACGTCGTAGCGGTTGTGCTTCATGGCGTCCATGGCGCGGTCGAACAGCACCTTGTCGGGCTGCTTGGAGTCGACGTTGGCGATGGGATTCTTGACCTTCTTGTTGCTGCAGGAGGCCGCGCCCAGAACCAGGGC is part of the Terriglobales bacterium genome and encodes:
- the bamD gene encoding outer membrane protein assembly factor BamD — encoded protein: MIRRALTVLFLAALVLGAASCSNKKVKNPIANVDSKQPDKVLFDRAMDAMKHNRYDVARMTLQTLINTYPDSEYVARAKLAVGDSWYAEGGSAALAQAEIEYKDFITFFPNMPEAAEAQLKVANIHYQQMEKPDRDFTHAMRAEEEYKQLILQFPDSKLVPEAKQRLREVQEVLAEREFRIGHFYFMREMYPAAIARLESLADAYPLYSQADEALYTLGQSYERQAELIRNAPKLPEKAKEKLIAEYIQKAGAAYTRLITRYPVMDRAKDAGARLAALHLPVPTPTPQAIAQNKEEEASRGKTGMVGSVIQNFKHGPDVSASAHVGDPTMVEPQPTDASAMVRDANKAVMAAVSGGGAGSNSVSVETVSSGSGTPGPNQPPPSSDSGAPAAGDPSGPPAGQELTPNSSGTSDNQAAPPPPMTQVNEAAQPAGDNAAPAGSAAAGQKPAATDSKTESSSKSKKKKGLRKLIPF
- a CDS encoding response regulator translates to MALKVLLADDSMTAQNMGKKILADAGFEVVAVSNGAAAVKKIASEKPDVIVLDVYMPGYTGLEVCERLRGAQETSKTPVLLTYGKMEAFDPGEAERVKANGVIVKPFEASDLLAAVQKMVERGSAAPPAPPAPAEETTVKMPVPSFVEEFKDRSYEEWKSTADEHLDTGAVVKERIEVPHDMAAAPAMGWEEPAPAAPAPELRTTVPDLRSTVALEHPAEAAAAPQVEHHVADHELEPTSAPKAGEIEIQREPDLVTDASEMVQFATKFGVEHPEEIPVGVYTPPPEEAAAPPAEAAPAPVEAAEPAPVEAAPAPEAAPVPEVVSAPAPASETDFQKAVDAAMAAYEAPAAAPPPAPPVEAAPPPEAAPVVEAPAPPPPAPGWSAEETKVEEHEHKVSLDHEMQQAFASAPVEAAPPEPEPPPPPPPAPAPAVGDETEALAAEMAAAMAAKIPEAPAVASGTTSLDSATIARIVHAAMEKLKPELEAEIARALASEQERKP